The following proteins come from a genomic window of Taeniopygia guttata chromosome 25, bTaeGut7.mat, whole genome shotgun sequence:
- the FDPS gene encoding farnesyl pyrophosphate synthase, whose product MNGAAAEREEFAAFFPQIVRDLTEDMLGHPEVGDAVARLKQVLEYNAPGGKCNRGLTVVAAFRRLAERQEPESLRCALAVGWCIELFQAFFLVADDIMDASLTRRGQLCWYKKEGIGLDAINDAFLLESSVYRLLRRYCGQQPYYLHLLELFLQTGYQTELGQTLDLITAPVSQVDLSRFSEQRYKAIVKYKTAFYSFYLPVAAAMYMAGIDSKEEHENAKAILLEMGEFFQIQDDFLDCYGDPALTGKVGTDIQDNKCSWLVVECLRRATPEQRQILEENYGSKEPQKVAKVKELYNALGMEAVFREYEESSYRRLQELIGKHAQRLPAEIFLDLAQKIYKRQK is encoded by the exons ATGAACGGGGCAGCGGCCGAGCGCGAAGAGTTCGCCGCCTTCTTCCCTCAGATCGTCCGCGACCTGACGGAGGACATGCTGGGCCACCCGGAGGTGGGGGACGCCGTGGCGCGGCTGAAGCAG GTGCTGGAGTACAACGCGCCCGGCGGGAAGTGCAACCGGGGGCTGACGGTGGTGGCGGCGTTCCGGCGGCTGGCGGAGCGGCAGGAACCGGAGAGCCTCCGGTGCGCCCTGGCCGTGGGCTGGTGCATCGAGCTG TTCCAAGCCTTTTTCCTGGTGGCTGACGACATCATGGACGCGTCGCTGACCCGCcgggggcagctctgctggtaTAAAAAG gaggggatAGGGCTGGATGCCATCAATGATGCTTTTCTGCTGGAGTCCTCGGTGTACCGGCTGCTGAGGAGGTACTGTGGGCAGCAGCCCTACTACCTGCACCTCCTGGAGCTCTTCCTGCAG aCAGGCTACCAGACCGAGCTGGGGCAGACCCTGGACCTCATCACTGCTCCAGTTTCCCAGGTGGACCTGAGCAGGTTCAGCGAGCAGCG gtACAAGGCCATTGTGAAGTACAAGACGGCGTTTTACTCCTTCTACCTGCCCGTGGCCGCAGCCATGTACATG gCAGGCATTGACAGTAAGGAGGAGCACGAGAACGCCAAAGCCATCCTGCTGGAGATGGGAGAGTTCTTCCAGATCCAG GACGATTTCCTGGACTGCTACGGGGACCCAGCCCTGACGGGGAAGGTTGGCACCGACATCCAGGACAACAAGTGCAGCTGGCTGGTGGTGGAGTGTCTGCGCCGGGCCACGCCGGAGCAGAGGCAGATCCTGGAG GAGAACTACGGCTCTAAGGAGCCCCAGAAGGTGGCCAAGGTGAAGGAGCTCTACAATGCCCTGGGAATGGAAGCGGTTTTCCGGGAATATGAGGAGAGCAGCTACCGGCGCCTGCAGGAGCTGATCGGGAAGCACGCCCAGCGCCTGCCCGCCGAAATCTTCCTGGACCTCGCCCAGAAGATCTACAAGCGGCAGAAGTGA
- the RUSC1 gene encoding AP-4 complex accessory subunit RUSC1 isoform X2, with amino-acid sequence MLAPKKGLLCNLNHIHLQHISLGLHLSRHPELQDASTAGGEQTGCTQCPENREPVDANSNNPSVKCRCCESHAPELQIQEDFPCLHSGDEEEAASPCDPPCDLASSSSSSSSSSVSSCSDFSLDDSPVSVYCKEFSRAESQSPDKQLNVIPTENAWDGESLADGESLPDQDRTCHGRDANHNSPVSLRATTVATSKSPDSLCSNNSLDSHCDELSPSTAAQETTDTCPDLDPNCNPLPEPDAAPPAPPPVPERRDPEIPSSAPEPRPRPGGLPPPVPPRPRRRLQVLNAHRAEHPPGELCRDVGTKTITSFHELAQRRKRNVVGALTQARVDRSDWLIVFSPDTELPPTSELLSGTVGQEPAHPPPQPQPQQDGPVGPPSSRQREVTTFKELRSRSATRQPKGQRAEPGQHPPVPPGTGAGCGPPMPPVLAPSDSHQLRRRARPSLQPIAEGQPRDVENGVQPPGEKGPSTAPLRRFGGPTGDPAVQRAAQRGGETRTGARPEPLATGAATGAATGAATGAAPGAARPGGGRAEGPRGEQTKALLVAVSSAVDKVIAHFSTARNLVQKAQLGDSRLNPDVGYLLLQTLCPALYALVEDGLKPFQKDVITGQRKNSPWSVVEASVKTVAVCALCPTGPSARSLHSLCCHVAGLAPLSSTRQKFHAFILGLLNIKQLELWISHLQKSPGVISVLYSPTAFFSLSQGPLPHLADELLLLIQPLSVLTFHLDLLFEHHHLSVDVRPLSRRVESSLSPGASGDNLEDETPPDALGRVGGTGSSTKLRSPASMGGLVPTPPVGAALQQTFQHVLRWGDRLSRTLLGSDTPSPESHGPQEGAEGAEGAEGGLSGWWGQLSQSSRIYTAPSKEKSSSVWWTKLRAPDPNPSQAGQSQISTTEPRGTELQLLQTKAVPEHPKPSSSTDTSGTSSPEDLFLPTGTRVSTKLDGPTAGKNLLVASPEPPANQAAPSGPEMGDPPGPAKGSWLGWLFGATTSSSRSFSTSPDTVVARSRRPSRWLNPTPQVLAGVMKALAPDRSPQQPGQAVPTLPPARRAVRALCDHTGTADGHLSFQKGDILELLSTVDEDWIRCCHGNSSGLVPVGYTSLIL; translated from the exons ATGCTGGCTCCAAAGAAAGGCCTCCTGTGCAACCTCAACCACATCCACCTGCAGCACATCtccctggggctgcacctcTCCCGGCACCCCGAGCTCCAGGATGCTTCCACGGCTGGGGGAGAGCAGACGGGCTGCACCCAGTGCCCGGAGAACCGTGAGCCGGTGGATGCCAATTCCAACAATCCCTCGGTGAAATGCCGCTGCTGTGAGTCCCACGCTCCGGAGCTCCAGATCCAAGAGGATTTCCCCTGCCTGCACAGCGGAGACGAGGAGGAGGCAGCTTCCCCTTGTGATCCCCCTTGTGATCTggcttcttcctcctcctcctcctcctcctcctctgtcaGTAGCTGCTCGGATTTCAGCTTGGATGACTCCCCAGTCTCGGTGTACTGCAAGGAGTTCTCCAGAGCAGAATCCCAATCTCCTGACAAGCAGCTGAACGTCATTCCCACAGAAAACGCCTGGGATGGAGAGTCTCTGGCTGATGGAGAGAGTCTGCCCGACCAGGACAGGACGTGCCACGGGAGAGATGCCAACCACAACTCCCCGGTGTCCCTCAGAGCCACCACCGTGGCCACCAGCAAGAGCCCAGACAGCCTCTGCAGCAACAACTCACTCGACTCCCACTGCGACGAGctctctcccagcacagcagcacaggagacCACCGACACCTGCCCTGACCTAGACCCCAACTGCAACCCCCTCCCCGAGCCCGATGCcgctcctccagcacctccaccTGTGCCGGAACGGCGGGATCCCGAAATCCCGAGCAGCGCTCCGGAaccgcggccccggcccggtgGTCTCCCCCCACCGGTGCCCCCTCGTCCCCGGCGGCGGCTGCAGGTCCTCAACGCTCACAGAGCGGAGCATCCACCCGGTGAGCTCTGCCGAGACGTGGGCACCAAGACCATCACCTCCTTCCACGAGCTGgcccagaggaggaagaggaacgTGGTTGGAGCGCTCACCCAGGCCAGGGTTGACCGCAGTGACTGGCTGATCGTCTTCTCGCCTGACACGGAGCTGCCCCCCACCAGCGAGCTCCTCTCCGGTACCGTGGGCCAGGAGCCAGCCCACCCTCCAccccagccacagccccagcaggacGGGCCGGTGGGgcctcccagctccaggcagcgAGAGGTGACGACCTTCAAGGAGCTGCGGTCCCGCAGTGCCACCAGGCAGCCCAAGGGGCAGCGGGCAGAACCGGGTCAGcacccccctgtgccccccggGACGGGCGCGGGCTGCGGGCCCCCCATGCCCCCGGTGCTGGCACCCAGCGACAGCCACCAGCTGAGGAGGAGAGCCCGGCCGAGCCTGCAGCCCATCGCGGAGGGGCAGCCGAGGGATGTGGAAAACGGGGTGCAGCCCCCGGGGGAAAAGGGGCCGAGCACAGCCCCGCTCcggaggtttgggggtcccaccgGGGACCCCGCGGTGCAACGGGCGGCTCAGCGAGGAGGCGAAACCCGCACGGGGG CCAGGCCCGAGCCGCTCGCCACCGGAGCCGCCACCGGAGCCGCCACCGGAGCCGCCACCGGAGCCGCCCCCggagccgcccggcccggcgggggaAGAGCGGAAGGGCCCCGTGGCGAGCAAACGAAAG cgCTGCTGGTGGCCGTCAGCTCCGCTGTGGACAAGGTCATCGCCCACTTCAGCACCGCACGGAACCTGGTGCAGAAG GCCCAGCTGGGGGACAGCCGGCTCAACCCCGACGTGGGTTACCTGCTGCTGCAGACCCTCTGTCCTGCTCTCTACGCCTTGGTGGAGGATGGGCTGAAACCATTCCAGAAGGATGTTATCACCGGCCAGAGGAAAAATTCCCCTTGGAGTGTGGTGGAAGCCTCTGTGAAAACAG tggctgtctgtgctctgtgccccacAGGCCCCAGTGCccgctccctgcactccctGTGCTGCCATGTGGCCGGGCTGGCCCccctcagcagcaccaggcagaAGTTCCACGCCTTCATCCTCGGCCTTCTGAA CATtaaacagctggagctgtggatATCTCACCTGCAGAAGAGCCCAG gtgTGATCTCCGTGCTTTACTCCCCCACGGCCTTCTTCTCCTTGAGCCAAGGCCCTCTTCCCCACCTTGCTGACGAACTTCTGCTGCTCATCCAACCCCTCTCGGTGCTGACTTTCCACCTGGACTTGCTCTTTGAGCACCACCACCTCTCCGTGGACGTCCGGCCCTTGTCCCGCCGGGTGGAGTCCTCGTTGTCCCCTGGTGCTTCTGGGGACAACCTGGAGGATGAAACCCCCCCAGATGCTCTGGGCagggtggggggcacagggagcagcacaaAGCTCCGCTCCCCAGCATCCATGGGTGGGCTGGTCCCAACCCCACCCGTGggtgctgccctgcagcaaacCTTCCAGCACGTGCTGCGCTGGGGCGACCGGCTCAGCCGCACCTTGCTGGGCTCTGACACCCCCTCCCCGGAGAGTCACGGGCCTCaggagggtgctgagggtgctgagggtgctgagggtgGTCTCAGTGGCTGGTGGGGCCAGCTgagccagagctccaggattTACACTGCTCCTAGCAAGGAAAAGTCCTCCTCGGTGTGGTGGACAAAGCTGCGGGCGCCTGATCCCAAcccaagccaggctgggcaatcccaaatttccaccaCTGAGCCCAGAGGCacggagctgcagctccttcagaCCAAAGCTGTCCCTGAACAcccaaagcccagcagcagcactgacaccTCAGGGACCTCTTCCCCTGAAGATCTCTTCTTGCCCACTGGAACCCGGGTGTCCACCAAGCTGGATGGTCCCACCGCTGGAAAGAACCTCCTGGTTGCTTCTCCAGAGCCTCCTGCCAACCAGGCAGCACCTTCTGGCCCGGAGATGGGTGATCCTCCTGGTCCTGCCaagggcagctggctgggctggctctTTGGGGCCACCACCTCCTCGTCCAGGAGCTTCTCCACCAGCCCTGACACCGTCGTGGCCAGGTCCAG GAGACCGTCCCGCTGGCTGAACCCCACCCcgcaggtcctggcaggggtgATGAAGGCTCTGGCACCCGACAGGagcccacagcagccgggccaggctgtgcccaccTTGCCCCCGGCCCGCAG GGCAGTTCGGGCGCTGTGTGACCACACGGGCACCGCCGACGGGCACCTGAGCTTCCAAAAAGGAGacatcctggagctgctctccacTGTGGATGAAGACTGGATCCGCTGCTGCCATGGGAACAGCAGCGGCCTCGTTCCTGTGGGTTACACATCCCTGATTTtgtga
- the RUSC1 gene encoding AP-4 complex accessory subunit RUSC1 isoform X1: MLAPKKGLLCNLNHIHLQHISLGLHLSRHPELQDASTAGGEQTGCTQCPENREPVDANSNNPSVKCRCCESHAPELQIQEDFPCLHSGDEEEAASPCDPPCDLASSSSSSSSSSVSSCSDFSLDDSPVSVYCKEFSRAESQSPDKQLNVIPTENAWDGESLADGESLPDQDRTCHGRDANHNSPVSLRATTVATSKSPDSLCSNNSLDSHCDELSPSTAAQETTDTCPDLDPNCNPLPEPDAAPPAPPPVPERRDPEIPSSAPEPRPRPGGLPPPVPPRPRRRLQVLNAHRAEHPPGELCRDVGTKTITSFHELAQRRKRNVVGALTQARVDRSDWLIVFSPDTELPPTSELLSGTVGQEPAHPPPQPQPQQDGPVGPPSSRQREVTTFKELRSRSATRQPKGQRAEPGQHPPVPPGTGAGCGPPMPPVLAPSDSHQLRRRARPSLQPIAEGQPRDVENGVQPPGEKGPSTAPLRRFGGPTGDPAVQRAAQRGGETRTGARPEPLATGAATGAATGAATGAAPGAARPGGGRAEGPRGEQTKALLVAVSSAVDKVIAHFSTARNLVQKAQLGDSRLNPDVGYLLLQTLCPALYALVEDGLKPFQKDVITGQRKNSPWSVVEASVKTGPSARSLHSLCCHVAGLAPLSSTRQKFHAFILGLLNIKQLELWISHLQKSPGVISVLYSPTAFFSLSQGPLPHLADELLLLIQPLSVLTFHLDLLFEHHHLSVDVRPLSRRVESSLSPGASGDNLEDETPPDALGRVGGTGSSTKLRSPASMGGLVPTPPVGAALQQTFQHVLRWGDRLSRTLLGSDTPSPESHGPQEGAEGAEGAEGGLSGWWGQLSQSSRIYTAPSKEKSSSVWWTKLRAPDPNPSQAGQSQISTTEPRGTELQLLQTKAVPEHPKPSSSTDTSGTSSPEDLFLPTGTRVSTKLDGPTAGKNLLVASPEPPANQAAPSGPEMGDPPGPAKGSWLGWLFGATTSSSRSFSTSPDTVVARSRRPSRWLNPTPQVLAGVMKALAPDRSPQQPGQAVPTLPPARRAVRALCDHTGTADGHLSFQKGDILELLSTVDEDWIRCCHGNSSGLVPVGYTSLIL; this comes from the exons ATGCTGGCTCCAAAGAAAGGCCTCCTGTGCAACCTCAACCACATCCACCTGCAGCACATCtccctggggctgcacctcTCCCGGCACCCCGAGCTCCAGGATGCTTCCACGGCTGGGGGAGAGCAGACGGGCTGCACCCAGTGCCCGGAGAACCGTGAGCCGGTGGATGCCAATTCCAACAATCCCTCGGTGAAATGCCGCTGCTGTGAGTCCCACGCTCCGGAGCTCCAGATCCAAGAGGATTTCCCCTGCCTGCACAGCGGAGACGAGGAGGAGGCAGCTTCCCCTTGTGATCCCCCTTGTGATCTggcttcttcctcctcctcctcctcctcctcctctgtcaGTAGCTGCTCGGATTTCAGCTTGGATGACTCCCCAGTCTCGGTGTACTGCAAGGAGTTCTCCAGAGCAGAATCCCAATCTCCTGACAAGCAGCTGAACGTCATTCCCACAGAAAACGCCTGGGATGGAGAGTCTCTGGCTGATGGAGAGAGTCTGCCCGACCAGGACAGGACGTGCCACGGGAGAGATGCCAACCACAACTCCCCGGTGTCCCTCAGAGCCACCACCGTGGCCACCAGCAAGAGCCCAGACAGCCTCTGCAGCAACAACTCACTCGACTCCCACTGCGACGAGctctctcccagcacagcagcacaggagacCACCGACACCTGCCCTGACCTAGACCCCAACTGCAACCCCCTCCCCGAGCCCGATGCcgctcctccagcacctccaccTGTGCCGGAACGGCGGGATCCCGAAATCCCGAGCAGCGCTCCGGAaccgcggccccggcccggtgGTCTCCCCCCACCGGTGCCCCCTCGTCCCCGGCGGCGGCTGCAGGTCCTCAACGCTCACAGAGCGGAGCATCCACCCGGTGAGCTCTGCCGAGACGTGGGCACCAAGACCATCACCTCCTTCCACGAGCTGgcccagaggaggaagaggaacgTGGTTGGAGCGCTCACCCAGGCCAGGGTTGACCGCAGTGACTGGCTGATCGTCTTCTCGCCTGACACGGAGCTGCCCCCCACCAGCGAGCTCCTCTCCGGTACCGTGGGCCAGGAGCCAGCCCACCCTCCAccccagccacagccccagcaggacGGGCCGGTGGGgcctcccagctccaggcagcgAGAGGTGACGACCTTCAAGGAGCTGCGGTCCCGCAGTGCCACCAGGCAGCCCAAGGGGCAGCGGGCAGAACCGGGTCAGcacccccctgtgccccccggGACGGGCGCGGGCTGCGGGCCCCCCATGCCCCCGGTGCTGGCACCCAGCGACAGCCACCAGCTGAGGAGGAGAGCCCGGCCGAGCCTGCAGCCCATCGCGGAGGGGCAGCCGAGGGATGTGGAAAACGGGGTGCAGCCCCCGGGGGAAAAGGGGCCGAGCACAGCCCCGCTCcggaggtttgggggtcccaccgGGGACCCCGCGGTGCAACGGGCGGCTCAGCGAGGAGGCGAAACCCGCACGGGGG CCAGGCCCGAGCCGCTCGCCACCGGAGCCGCCACCGGAGCCGCCACCGGAGCCGCCACCGGAGCCGCCCCCggagccgcccggcccggcgggggaAGAGCGGAAGGGCCCCGTGGCGAGCAAACGAAAG cgCTGCTGGTGGCCGTCAGCTCCGCTGTGGACAAGGTCATCGCCCACTTCAGCACCGCACGGAACCTGGTGCAGAAG GCCCAGCTGGGGGACAGCCGGCTCAACCCCGACGTGGGTTACCTGCTGCTGCAGACCCTCTGTCCTGCTCTCTACGCCTTGGTGGAGGATGGGCTGAAACCATTCCAGAAGGATGTTATCACCGGCCAGAGGAAAAATTCCCCTTGGAGTGTGGTGGAAGCCTCTGTGAAAACAG GCCCCAGTGCccgctccctgcactccctGTGCTGCCATGTGGCCGGGCTGGCCCccctcagcagcaccaggcagaAGTTCCACGCCTTCATCCTCGGCCTTCTGAA CATtaaacagctggagctgtggatATCTCACCTGCAGAAGAGCCCAG gtgTGATCTCCGTGCTTTACTCCCCCACGGCCTTCTTCTCCTTGAGCCAAGGCCCTCTTCCCCACCTTGCTGACGAACTTCTGCTGCTCATCCAACCCCTCTCGGTGCTGACTTTCCACCTGGACTTGCTCTTTGAGCACCACCACCTCTCCGTGGACGTCCGGCCCTTGTCCCGCCGGGTGGAGTCCTCGTTGTCCCCTGGTGCTTCTGGGGACAACCTGGAGGATGAAACCCCCCCAGATGCTCTGGGCagggtggggggcacagggagcagcacaaAGCTCCGCTCCCCAGCATCCATGGGTGGGCTGGTCCCAACCCCACCCGTGggtgctgccctgcagcaaacCTTCCAGCACGTGCTGCGCTGGGGCGACCGGCTCAGCCGCACCTTGCTGGGCTCTGACACCCCCTCCCCGGAGAGTCACGGGCCTCaggagggtgctgagggtgctgagggtgctgagggtgGTCTCAGTGGCTGGTGGGGCCAGCTgagccagagctccaggattTACACTGCTCCTAGCAAGGAAAAGTCCTCCTCGGTGTGGTGGACAAAGCTGCGGGCGCCTGATCCCAAcccaagccaggctgggcaatcccaaatttccaccaCTGAGCCCAGAGGCacggagctgcagctccttcagaCCAAAGCTGTCCCTGAACAcccaaagcccagcagcagcactgacaccTCAGGGACCTCTTCCCCTGAAGATCTCTTCTTGCCCACTGGAACCCGGGTGTCCACCAAGCTGGATGGTCCCACCGCTGGAAAGAACCTCCTGGTTGCTTCTCCAGAGCCTCCTGCCAACCAGGCAGCACCTTCTGGCCCGGAGATGGGTGATCCTCCTGGTCCTGCCaagggcagctggctgggctggctctTTGGGGCCACCACCTCCTCGTCCAGGAGCTTCTCCACCAGCCCTGACACCGTCGTGGCCAGGTCCAG GAGACCGTCCCGCTGGCTGAACCCCACCCcgcaggtcctggcaggggtgATGAAGGCTCTGGCACCCGACAGGagcccacagcagccgggccaggctgtgcccaccTTGCCCCCGGCCCGCAG GGCAGTTCGGGCGCTGTGTGACCACACGGGCACCGCCGACGGGCACCTGAGCTTCCAAAAAGGAGacatcctggagctgctctccacTGTGGATGAAGACTGGATCCGCTGCTGCCATGGGAACAGCAGCGGCCTCGTTCCTGTGGGTTACACATCCCTGATTTtgtga